A single Augochlora pura isolate Apur16 chromosome 2, APUR_v2.2.1, whole genome shotgun sequence DNA region contains:
- the LOC144475263 gene encoding zinc finger protein 711 — MGHDRNSGTDSALSDIESHKVIGQPEISYEVVKEGEKKYKCKFDGCDKAFVRPSRLFRHIRLHTGEKCYKCTHSGCDKAYTNSSHLKRHMTTHNLIKKTYKCPECLLFLSDQFSLKRHYNRKHRDQDKLTCKECNLTFTKKYQLATHMSVHTGKLHKCDLCNKSFTNFRKYKRHNASHQEGTKTYPCTVTGCTEVFTKWRQYCVHQKTQHVIHHKCTNCDKVFLTKSRLREHIKIHAESRKRIPCPYNECLRVYHFKSNLDSHIRRNHLGQKFQCDICKAEISTKAKLAEHIHKLHMSEKLRRRTKKGQRKKRKDAGTCKKSALSTLVGVNLPPRIEQMVLKRKTDIPYIQKFETTVPNDNSDL; from the exons ATGGGGCATGATAGAAATTCAGGAACAGATAGTGCTTTATCTGACATTGAAAGTCATAAAGTGATAGGACAGCCAGAAATATCATATGAAGTTGTAAAAGAaggtgaaaaaaaatataaatgtaaatttgatGGATGTGATAAGGCCTTTGTTAGGCCATCTAGATTGTTTAGACATATTAGACTTCATACTGGAGAG AAATGTTACAAATGCACCCATTCAGGATGCGACAAAGCCTACACAAATTCTTCTCATTTAAAACGTCATATGACAACTCATAATTTAATCAAGAAAACATACAa GTGTCCCGAATGCTTACTATTCCTTAGTGATCAGTTTAGTTTGAAGCGCCATTATAATCGAAAACATAGAGATCAAGACAAATTGACCTGCAAAGAATGTAATCTAACATTTACTAAAAAGTATCAGCTTGCAACACACATGTCAGTGCATACTGGCAAATTACATAAGTGTGATCTATGTAATAAGAGTTTCACAAACTTTAGAAAGTATAAAAGACATAATGCAAGTCATCAGGAAGGAACAAAGACTTATCCTTGCACTGTGACAGGATGTACTGAAGTTTTTACAAAATGGCGTCAGTATTGTGTTCACCAAAAAACACAGCACGTTATtc ATCACAAATGCACAAATTGTGATAAAGtgtttttgacaaaatctcgTTTAAgagaacatattaaaattcatgcaGAGAGTAGAAAAAGAATTCCTTGCCCATATAACGAGTGTCTCAGagtatatcattttaaaagtaatttagaCAGTCATATACGAAGAAATCATCTGGGACAAAAGTTTCAGTGTGACATATGTAAAGCAGAGATTTCAACAAAAGCAAAATTAGCAGAACACATTCACAAATTGCATATGTCTGAGAAGTTAAGAAGAAGAACTAAGAAAGGACAACGTAAAAAGCGAAAAGATGCTGGGACATGCAAAAAGAGTGCATTATCTACATTAGTTGGAGTTAATTTACCACCAAGAATAGAACAAATGGTATTGAAGAGAAAAACAGATATAccatacatacaaaaatttgaaacaacaGTTCCTAATGACAATTCTGATTTAtga
- the Dpck gene encoding dephospho-CoA kinase, whose translation MFIVGLTGGIATGKSSVAAVFRECGVPVIDADQIARKVVEPGKPAWHKIRKEFGSEVFLETKELNRAKLGDLIFNDVQKRKKLNAITHPDIYKEIYWQTFKYILQGHQFIVMDLPLLFETGHMLNYLHKIIVVTCEEDLQLQRLIERTGFTEAKAKLRIAAQMPLEKKAEMANFVIENSGTEQDTREQTIRVINVLRSSKYHWKLRLLVGFCCTILLAGVYWLRNRSFRSLPTAA comes from the exons atgtttatagtGGGCTTGACAGGCGGAATAGCTACTGGAAAAAGTAGCGTTGCCGCTGTTTTTCGCGAATGCGGCGTACCTGTCATTGATGCTGATCAAATTGCACGAAAAG TTGTGGAACCAGGAAAGCCAGCATGGCACAAAATACGAAAAGAGTTTGGTTCAGAAGTCTTCTTAGAGACAAAAGAACTTAATAGGGCAAAGCTTGGCgatctaatatttaatgatgtacaaaagaggaaaaaattaaatgctaTAACTCATCCAGATATATACAAAGAAATATACTGGCAAacgttcaaatatattttacaaggTCATCAGTTTATAGTCATGGATTTACCTCTACTCTTTGAAACAGGACATATGTTGAATTacttgcataaaataattgttgtaacaTG CGAAGAGGATTTACAATTGCAAAGACTAATAGAAAGAACAGGTTTCACAGAAGCCAAAGCAAAACTAAGAATTGCTGCACAGATGCCATTGGAAAAAAAAGCAGAAATGGCAAACTTTGTGATTGAAAATTCTGGTACTGAACAAGATACCAGAGAACAAACTATTAGAGTTATTAATGTGTTAAGGTCTTCCAAATATCATTGGAAATTGCGACTTCTAGTTGGATTTTGTTGCACTATTTTATTAGCAGGAGTATATTGGTTAAGGAACAGAAGTTTTCGTTCGCTACCAACTGCAGCATAA
- the LOC144478528 gene encoding zinc finger CCCH domain-containing protein 10, protein MKKLKRKSDNARGGSVSKIAGALNASGDVSPTRVCRDFLRNVCHRGKRCKYLHERSEDDPVDEYTFCHDFQNGMCNWPGCKFLHCTENEEKRFRATGELPAHILTRLKNNNEKPEYPMCKDFIKGSCQRTNCKFRHWKNEEPQHNLIAVSHHNVSRPQHNFNGTSNGENRRYEEDRNFHWQMEDQHSLITNNGYNASSHPPDYIGPPEPKRRIVSGETVVHFEASPLVGQHTAQPVTPGYYYPVIPRNEARAIVLEDENALLRKKIEELKKQVSDLTATNEFLLDQNAQLRMSGKRTANVTAVTVPAVTITNTVPPSQAPTPQQMVNAAVAAGTLRTVTASVATVPVSIATVAPVSIAAVSMAPVSIPPPIVTMAQQTITMSGSGPQATNQQPQNTQQPASLPLSISGATAPLVSYPIMTQELRPVLQ, encoded by the exons ATGAAGAAGCTGAAAAGAAAGTCGGATAACGCGAGAGGCGGGTCAGTGAGCAAGATAGCAGGTGCATTGAATGCGAGCGGCGATGTGTCGCCCACCCGTGTATGCAGAGACTTTCTGCGGAATGTTTGCCACAGGGGAAAGCGTTGCAAATATCTACACGAACGTTCAGAGGATGACCCCGTAGACGAGTACACATTCTGCCATGATTTCCAAAACGGAATGTGTAATTGGCCTGGATGCAAATTCCTCCATTGCACCGAGAACGAGGAGAAAAGATTCAGAGCAACCGGGGAGTTGCCCGCACATATCTTGACTAGACTAAAAAACAACAATGAGAAGCCCGAGTATCCAATGTGCAAAGACTTCATCAAGGGCAGCTGCCAGAGGACCAACTGCAAGTTCAGGCATTGGAAGAATGAGGAACCGCAGCATAACTTGATCGCGGTTTCTCATCACAATGTGTCCAGACCGCAGCACAATTTCAATGGTACCAGTAACGGAGAGAATCGTAGATATGAGGAAGATAGAAA cTTTCACTGGCAAATGGAAGATCAGCACAGTTTAATAACAAACAATGGCTACAATGCATCTTCACATCCTCCTGATTATATAGGACCTCCTGAACCAAAGAGACGAATAGTTTCTGGTGAAACGGTTGTTCACTTCGAAGCTTCGCCGCTGGTTGGCCAACATACAGCTCAACCAGTTACTCCAGGATATTATTATCCCGTAATACCCCGCAATGAAGCTAGGGCAATTGTTTTAGAAGATGAGAACGCGCTATTACGGAAAAAGatagaagaattgaaaaaacaA GTTAGTGATCTAACTGCAACTAATGAGTTTCTTTTGGATCAAAATGCTCAGTTAAGAATGTCTGGAAAACGAACTGCGAACGTGACAGCAGTTACAGTTCCAGCAGTGACCATTACAAATACAGTTCCACCATCGCAAGCTCCAACACCTCAACAAATGGTGAATGCAGCGGTAGCAGCTGGAACGTTACGTACTGTTACCGCAAGCGTTGCGACTGTTCCAGTAAGTATAGCCACGGTCGCACCTGTTTCGATTGCAGCAGTTTCAATGGCACCGGTGTCCATACCGCCACCCATCGTTACGATGGCGCAGCAGACTATTACGATGAGCGGATCAGGTCCACAAGCAACTAATCAACAACCTCAGAATACACAACAACCTGCCAGCTTGCCTCTATCAATATCTGGTGCAACTGCGCCGCTTGTTTCTTATCCAATAATGACTCAAGAACTTAGGCCCGTGTTGCAGTAA
- the Slmap gene encoding sarcolemma associated protein yields MVVASGGWVQNASFPAGQNINTTQNNKMTATGVLICRENSHPFQERTLTLEQPVKIGRSVARATAAPNNAIFDCKVLSRNHALVWYSNGKFYLQDTHSSNGTFVNNVRLSAAGLESAPKEVHSGDIVQFGVDVMENARKFKHGCIVATLKLYLPDGKEATVNTSLSSTFNTSVPSSVNNVSLEDLYKLNQVMQEASRREKALQSKLGYLQQLVANTRIVANQSWQALIAEDRLLSWVETIESQLSVYSKNYTEDKIRNELVKLLEEKAQYQNAAKEELQKLLQEKLEISQRQIQLQERLNETEEECQSLHNIGKHTQTELQMLSRKYSDTQKKLQETTNKLNETEEKMKDMMQNVEQEKKDLLKRLEDQSRIEKCLQAMLRNSRLDSVNIYKQITALRNYMQILQDMNKKKVTDDNLETKDEENPIEAINIILNKLNSIQANNMEIDMESSLCSLKDEQDNQINSQGIDTNQLNNSDISFTKEQLDDSLSNNDNVTEYILPPPSRRTLVNGNVNIDNTDINSESDTNSDATDDVCSITSDDISEKSVIEVKREESTYVVAEEMFVPYYKMEVRFACEENSNQLEGSNQLESAMKTKESEERETEIEDINSSKPSNESVPMEVNQQKKDEGDKDSTELNAECDGEHLEGDYVKTLKPMSKSDAQQTLFTRDYLLQALISSLDSLKLEDNLESQKAVKMELETLKGWLINEPPEEVIEKLKKLYYRAKNESQRIQELHEELVILKEKYNTFVEEKAELSKKYTALRTQCGDLLNTTYSVPIQYVAPIAIMLVWVLLQKIF; encoded by the coding sequence ATGGTTGTAGCCAGTGGTGGATGGGTACAAAATGCCAGTTTTCCTGCCGGTCAGAATATAAACACTACGCAGAACAATAAAATGACAGCCACAGGTGTCTTAATCTGCAGAGAGAATTCCCATCCTTTTCAGGAACGTACACTGACATTGGAGCAACCAGTTAAGATTGGTCGTTCTGTAGCAAGAGCCACTGCTGCACCTAATAATGCAATCTTCGATTGTAAAGTATTATCCAGAAATCATGCACTGGTGTGGTATTCCAATGGAAAGTTTTACTTACAGGATACACATAGCAGTAATGGTACATTTGTTAATAATGTGAGACTTAGTGCTGCTGGTTTGGAATCAGCACCTAAAGAAGTTCATTCGGGTGATATAGTGCAATTTGGAGTGGATGTAATGGAAAATGCAAGAAAGTTTAAACATGGGTGTATAGTAGCGacactaaaattatatttgcctGATGGAAAAGAGGCTACTGTTAATACATCACTTTCATCGACATTTAATACATCGGTTCCATCGTCAGTTAATAATGTTTCCCTCGAGGATTTATATAAGTTGAATCAAGTAATGCAAGAAGCTTCAAGACGAGAGAAAGCGCTTCAATCTAAGCTTGGATACCTTCAGCAGCTTGTGGCAAATACTCGGATAGTAGCTAATCAGTCGTGGCAAGCACTGATAGCAGAGGATCGATTGTTGTCTTGGGTGGAGACCATTGAAAGCCAATTGAGTGTTTATTCTAAGAATTATACAGAAGATAAAATTAGGAATGAGTTAGTAAAACTTCTGGAAGAGAAAGCACAATACCAAAATGCAGCGAAAGAGGAATTACAAAAGTTACTACAAGAAAAACTGGAGATATCCCAGCgacaaattcaattacaagAACGTTTAAATGAGACAGAAGAAGAGTGTCAAAGTCTTCATAACATAGGAAAGCATACTCAAACTGAACTTCAAATGCTAAGTAGAAAATACTCGGACACACAGAAGAAACTTCAGGAAACTACAAACAAATTGAATGAAACTgaagagaaaatgaaagatatGATGCAAAATGTAGAACAAGAGAAGAAAGACCTTTTGAAAAGACTTGAAGATCAATCTAGAATTGAGAAATGTCTGCAAGCAATGTTACGTAATTCCAGATTGGattctgttaatatttataaacagatCACTGCCCTCAGAAATTATATGCAGATTTTGCAagatatgaataaaaaaaaagttacagATGACAATTTGGAAACAAAGGATGAAGAAAATCCAATTGAAGCCATTAacattattcttaataaactGAATTCTATACAAGCAAATAACATGGAGATCGATATGGAATCTAGTTTATGTTCCCTGAAAGATGAACAggataatcaaataaattcacaGGGCATTGATACAAATcagttaaataattctgatattTCCTTCACAAAAGAACAATTAGATGATTCGTTGTCTAACAATGACAATGTAACAGAATATATTTTGCCGCCACCGTCGCGAAGAACATTGGTTaatggaaatgtaaatatagaCAATACAGATATTAACTCAGAGTCTGATACCAATTCTGATGCAACAGATGATGTATGCAGTATTACCAGCGATGATATAAGTGAGAAATCTGTTATAGAAGTAAAACGAGAAGAATCTACTTATGTAGTAGCAGAAGAAATGTTTGTACCGTACTATAAAATGGAAGTTCGATTCGCatgtgaagaaaatagtaatcAATTGGAGGGCTCTAATCAACTTGAGAGTGCTATGAAAACAAAGGAAAGTGAAGAACGAGAAACTGAGATTGAAGATATCAATAGCAGTAAACCTTCAAATGAGTCTGTTCCCATGGAAGTTAATCAACAGAAGAAGGATGAAGGAGATAAAGACAGCACTGAATTAAATGCGGAATGCGATGGAGAACATTTGGAAGGAGATTATGTTAAAACATTGAAACCAATGTCCAAAAGTGATGCACAACAAACTTTGTTCACAAGAGACTATTTACTACAAGCCTTAATAAGTTCTCTCGATTCTTTAAAACTGGAAGACAATTTAGAGTCACAAAAAGCAGTAAAAATGGAGTTAGAAACTCTGAAAGGCTGGTTGATTAATGAACCTCCTGAAGAAGTGATagagaaattgaagaaattatattatcgtgCCAAGAATGAATCTCAAAGAATTCAAGAGTTGCATGAGGAGTTAGTCATTTTAAAGGAGAAATATAATACCTTTGTTGAGGAAAAGGCAGAGCTCTCAAAGAAATATACAGCTCTTAGAACACAATGCGGTGATTTATTAAACACAACCTATTCTGTACCAATACAGTATGTAGCACCCATTGCAATTATGTTAGTATGGGTGTTactgcagaaaatattttaa
- the LOC144478529 gene encoding G patch domain-containing protein 11 — MSDDDDYMSDKFLQGTDKSSSSSLLYRHADKRKLDLIKKKIEMETKMKEKNSVKHMEQEKREEGLSSAITSSNKGFELLMKMGYKPGQGIGKTESGITEPIGLDVKLNRHGLGKGVKRKQTESKSSLDNRKLDNKSMKDFRGRIAQKKAEQMSKADFYKSQKICEQLDKQLNIEKPEEPWFWLPQETEKGTDSDSEEEEEEKDEVEELYQINERLEILIKYLRQKHFYCIWCGVAFDNENDLLNNCPGDTRNDH, encoded by the exons atgtcagatGATGATGATTACATGTCAGATAAATTTTTGCAAGGAACTGACAAATCAAGTTCATCAAGTCTTTTATATAGACATGCAGATAAAAGAAAACTTGatctaattaaaaagaaaattgaaatggagacgaaaatgaaagaaaaaaattctgtaaaacatatggaacaagaaaaaagagaagaaggcCTATCTTCTGCTATTACTAGTAGTAATAAAG gcTTTGAATTACTCATGAAGATGGGATATAAACCTGGTCAAGGAATAGGCAAAACTGAATCAGGGATAACTGAGCCCATTGGTCTtgatgttaaattaaataggcATGGTTTAGGAAAAGGTGTGAAGAGAAAACAAACAGAAAGTAAAAGTAGTTTGGATAACAGAAAACTAGATAATAAATCTATGAAGGACTTTCGTGGCAGAATTGCTCAAAAGAAAGCTGAACAAATGTCTAaagcagatttttataaaagtcaaAAAATTTGTGAACAGTTGGATAagcaattaaatatagaaaagccTGAGGAACCATGGTTTTGGTTACCTCAAGAAACTGAGAAGGGTACAGATTCAGACagtgaagaagaagaagaggaaaaagacGAAGTCGAGGAGCTTTATCAAATTAATGAGAGACTagaaattcttattaaatatttgagacAGAAGcatttctattgtatttgGTGTGGAGTAGCATTCGATAACGAAAATGACTTATTAAACAATTGTCCTGGAGATACAAGAAATgatcattaa
- the Burs gene encoding cuticle-tanning hormone bursicon, producing the protein MIKLLMFLLLTAFVFISSTISQIIDDESCETLQSDVHITKDEYDEIGNLKRTCSGDIPVTKCEGFCNSQVQPSVASTTGFSKECYCCRESYLKERLITLHHCYDADGMKLLNEEDRIMEIKIREPADCKCIKCGDAIVDECQATPVIHFLQYPGCVPKPIPSYACKGRCSSYLQVSGSKIWQMERSCMCCQESGEREASVSLFCPRAKPGEKKFRKVITKAPLECMCRPCTSIEEYAIIPQEIAGFADEGPFTTSAHFRRSSDLQ; encoded by the exons atgattaaacttttaatgtttttgttattaactgcatttgtatttattagtagcacaatttctcaaataataGATGATGAGAGCTGTGAAACATTACAGTCAGATGTACATATTACAAAAG aTGAATACGATGAAAtaggaaatttaaaaagaacatGCAGTGGTGATATACCTGTTACAAAATGTGAAGGATTTTGTAATTCACAAGTACAACCCAGTGTTGCAAGTACTACAGGTTTTTCAAAA GAGTGTTACTGCTGTCGAGAAAGTTACTTAAAGGAGAGATTAATTACATTACACCACTGTTATGATGCGGATggcatgaaattattaaatgaagaaGATAGAATAATGGAAATCAAAATACGAGAACCAGCAGActgtaaatgtattaaatgcGGCGAC GCAATTGTTGATGAATGTCAGGCCACACCGGTCATACACTTTTTGCAATATCCAGGATGTGTACCAAAACCAATCCCCAGCTATGCATGCAAAGGACGTTGTAGCAGCTACCTGCAG GTGTCTGGATCAAAAATTTGGCAAATGGAGAGGAGCTGCATGTGTTGTCAAGAAAGCGGCGAAAGGGAGGCCAGTGTATCTCTATTTTGTCCAAGGGCTAAACCAGGCGAAAAAAAATTCCGGaag GTAATTACCAAAGCACCTCTGGAGTGTATGTGCAGACCGTGTACTAGTATAGAAGAATATGCAATTATTCCTCAAGAAATTGCTGGATTTGCTGATGAAGGACCGTTCACAACATCTGCTCATTTTAGGAGATCCTCCGATCTACAATAA